The Streptomyces sp. P9-A4 genome contains a region encoding:
- a CDS encoding sensor histidine kinase: protein MTRPTGTEQDPDARWLARVMHIAFFLLLGASLARFLLRHPWEERSPWIIALSGALASLYLLGPVVGTRAGTRRIAWLGTVVAVWIVLVVLAPSFAWCAVPLFYTGLRTLPARAALGLVTLLTAFVVFAQVQLAHGGWDPNLIVAPPAVAALATGVFVYSDRQAARQRALIDDLIRTRRELAAIERREGTLAERQRLSMEIHDSLAQGLSSQQMLLQAADRTWDSDPSTARRHVRTAESIAERNLAEARRFVHDLAPADLAEGGGLEEALRGLAGRESAAFRVDGTAVPLPERVQSALLRIAQGALANIREHAGAESAALTLTYLDDQVVLDIADDGRGFDPVEKPGGVRGHGLPAMRVRARQLGGTLTVESTPGEGTVLSAAIPLSLES from the coding sequence GTGACACGGCCGACCGGGACCGAGCAGGACCCCGACGCCCGCTGGCTGGCGCGGGTCATGCACATCGCCTTCTTCCTCCTCCTCGGCGCCTCCCTCGCCCGGTTCCTGCTGCGCCACCCCTGGGAGGAGCGCAGCCCCTGGATCATCGCCCTCTCCGGCGCCCTCGCCTCCCTGTATCTGCTCGGTCCCGTCGTCGGGACCCGCGCCGGGACCCGCCGGATCGCGTGGCTGGGCACGGTCGTCGCCGTGTGGATCGTCCTCGTCGTCCTCGCGCCCAGCTTCGCCTGGTGCGCGGTGCCGCTCTTCTACACGGGCCTGCGCACGCTCCCGGCGCGCGCGGCGCTCGGCCTGGTCACGCTGCTCACCGCGTTCGTGGTGTTCGCGCAGGTGCAGCTGGCGCACGGCGGCTGGGACCCGAACCTGATCGTCGCCCCGCCGGCCGTCGCCGCCCTCGCCACCGGGGTGTTCGTGTACTCCGACCGGCAGGCGGCCCGGCAGCGGGCCCTCATCGACGACCTGATCCGCACCCGGCGCGAACTGGCCGCGATCGAGCGCCGCGAGGGCACGCTCGCGGAGCGGCAGCGGCTGTCGATGGAGATCCACGACAGCCTGGCGCAGGGCCTGTCGAGCCAGCAGATGCTGCTCCAGGCGGCCGACCGCACCTGGGACAGCGACCCGTCGACCGCGCGCCGCCATGTCCGTACCGCCGAGTCCATCGCCGAACGCAACCTGGCCGAGGCGCGCCGCTTCGTGCACGACCTGGCGCCCGCCGACCTCGCCGAGGGCGGCGGTCTCGAAGAGGCGCTGCGCGGTCTGGCCGGCCGCGAGTCGGCGGCCTTCCGGGTCGACGGGACGGCCGTACCGCTGCCCGAGCGGGTGCAGTCGGCGCTGCTGCGGATCGCGCAGGGCGCCCTCGCCAACATCCGCGAGCACGCCGGCGCCGAATCCGCCGCCCTCACCCTCACCTACCTCGACGACCAGGTCGTCCTGGACATCGCCGACGACGGACGGGGCTTCGACCCGGTGGAGAAACCGGGCGGGGTACGGGGCCACGGACTTCCCGCGATGCGCGTGCGGGCGCGGCAGCTGGGCGGCACCCTGACAGTCGAGTCCACCCCGGGCGAGGGCACGGTGCTCTCGGCCGCGATCCCGCTCTCCCTGGAGTCCTGA
- a CDS encoding GNAT family N-acetyltransferase produces the protein MIVEALAPKALEDGAALPGPLLTELTALYASNEEFHQLSGDFPDPSDVRPEQIAASLADELAQPGSEVLLARSEGRLVAVAVTLAHHPDPDDPDPWLGLLLVHGDVRRAGHGRRLAAYVEDRFRAAGRTGLRLAVLENSPKALAFWTSLGYEEIARRRDRAHGRPCLVMRKGLTEE, from the coding sequence GTGATCGTCGAAGCCCTCGCGCCCAAGGCCCTGGAGGACGGTGCGGCCCTCCCCGGCCCGCTGCTCACCGAACTCACCGCGCTGTACGCCTCCAACGAGGAGTTCCACCAGCTCAGCGGAGACTTCCCGGATCCGTCCGACGTCCGGCCGGAGCAGATCGCGGCCTCCCTCGCCGACGAACTGGCCCAGCCCGGCTCCGAGGTCCTCCTCGCCCGCTCGGAGGGCCGGCTCGTGGCGGTCGCCGTGACCCTCGCCCACCACCCCGACCCGGACGATCCCGATCCGTGGCTCGGACTCCTCCTGGTCCACGGGGACGTCCGGCGCGCGGGCCACGGACGCCGGCTCGCCGCGTACGTCGAGGACCGCTTCCGCGCCGCCGGCCGCACCGGCCTGCGGCTCGCCGTCCTGGAGAACAGCCCGAAGGCACTGGCCTTCTGGACCTCCCTCGGTTACGAGGAGATCGCCCGCCGCCGGGACCGGGCGCACGGCCGCCCGTGCCTGGTCATGCGCAAGGGCCTCACGGAGGAGTAG
- a CDS encoding M1 family metallopeptidase, with protein MTQRPRTGTAAGGLAAALTALALLAGGCSGSTGGVRGTPGSAGVRDPYFPKLGNGGYDVGHYALDLAYDPGTGRLTGTAEITARATQDLSAFNLDLAGLTVDGATVDGAPAAANRAGNELTLRPHEEIPEGAEFRTVVTYAGVPERVTDADGSEEGWLRTADGAVAVGEPTGSMTWFPGNHHPSDKAAYDITLTVPAGLEALSNGVRTARRTDPDGRVTTVWHEPEPMASYLATVAIGRYETKAASTPDPAVPVLTAAERSVAARSAALRDEVPQIIGRQVRRFGPYPFSAAGATVTADGTLDYALETQTRPVFPAASFDRTTLVHELAHQWFGNSVTPATWRDLWLNEGFATYAEWLYTEEYEHVPARTHFERAFAQEANWAFPPAAPPSAENLFDPPVYQRGAMVLYKLRETVGDATFDEILRGWPAKYRHANATTADFTAYAQSVAGRNLDSLWDVWLYGDERPATP; from the coding sequence GTGACCCAGCGCCCCCGCACCGGAACAGCCGCGGGCGGCCTCGCCGCCGCCCTCACCGCCCTCGCGCTGCTCGCGGGCGGCTGCAGTGGTTCCACCGGGGGTGTCAGGGGTACGCCCGGCTCGGCCGGGGTGCGCGACCCGTACTTCCCGAAGCTCGGGAACGGCGGCTACGACGTCGGGCACTACGCCCTGGACCTCGCGTACGACCCCGGGACCGGGCGGCTCACCGGCACCGCCGAGATCACCGCCCGCGCCACCCAGGACCTCAGCGCCTTCAACCTCGACCTGGCGGGCCTCACCGTCGACGGGGCGACCGTCGACGGCGCGCCCGCGGCGGCCAACCGGGCGGGGAACGAGCTGACGCTCAGACCGCACGAGGAGATCCCGGAGGGCGCGGAGTTCCGGACGGTCGTCACGTACGCGGGGGTGCCCGAGCGGGTCACGGACGCGGACGGCTCCGAGGAGGGCTGGCTGCGGACGGCCGACGGGGCGGTCGCGGTCGGCGAGCCGACCGGCTCCATGACCTGGTTCCCGGGCAACCACCACCCCTCCGACAAGGCCGCGTACGACATCACCCTGACCGTCCCGGCCGGTCTCGAAGCCCTCTCGAACGGGGTCAGGACGGCCCGCCGGACGGATCCGGACGGCCGCGTCACCACGGTGTGGCACGAGCCGGAGCCGATGGCGAGCTATCTGGCGACGGTCGCGATCGGCCGGTACGAGACGAAGGCGGCGAGCACCCCGGACCCGGCGGTGCCGGTCCTGACCGCCGCCGAGCGGTCGGTCGCCGCGCGGAGTGCGGCGCTACGGGACGAGGTCCCGCAGATCATCGGCCGGCAGGTACGGCGCTTCGGCCCGTACCCCTTCTCGGCCGCCGGGGCGACGGTCACCGCCGACGGCACCCTCGACTACGCCCTGGAGACCCAGACGCGGCCCGTCTTCCCCGCCGCCTCCTTCGACCGGACGACGCTCGTCCACGAACTGGCCCACCAGTGGTTCGGGAACTCGGTGACGCCCGCGACCTGGCGGGACCTCTGGCTGAACGAGGGCTTCGCGACGTACGCCGAGTGGCTGTACACGGAGGAGTACGAACACGTCCCCGCGCGGACGCACTTCGAGCGGGCGTTCGCGCAGGAGGCCAACTGGGCCTTTCCGCCGGCCGCACCGCCCTCCGCCGAGAACCTCTTCGACCCGCCGGTCTACCAGCGGGGTGCGATGGTCCTGTACAAGCTGCGCGAGACGGTCGGGGACGCGACCTTCGACGAGATCCTGCGAGGCTGGCCGGCGAAGTACCGCCACGCCAACGCCACCACGGCCGACTTCACCGCCTACGCGCAATCCGTGGCGGGCCGGAACCTCGACTCCCTGTGGGACGTGTGGCTGTACGGCGACGAACGGCCGGCGACGCCCTAG
- a CDS encoding response regulator transcription factor translates to MSDPTQVPSPAPGQAPGPAPIRVLLVDDQPLVRAGLRVLMADSPDLAVVGEAGTGDEAVRSARDLRPDVVVMDVRMPGMDGIEATRIVTAGPGAPRVLVLTTFDDDAYVYGALRSGASGFLVKDMALDDILAAIRVVAAGDALIAPGVTRRLIEEFAARPEPGVPAPPPARALAGVTAREREVLALVGRGLSNGEIAERLHISSATAKAHVARLFAKLDARDRVQLVILAYEAGLAP, encoded by the coding sequence ATGAGCGACCCCACCCAGGTCCCGAGCCCCGCCCCCGGCCAAGCCCCCGGCCCCGCCCCCATCCGGGTCCTGCTCGTCGACGACCAGCCCCTCGTACGGGCCGGCCTCCGCGTCCTCATGGCCGACAGCCCCGACCTGGCGGTGGTCGGCGAGGCGGGCACGGGCGACGAGGCGGTCCGGAGCGCCCGCGACCTGCGGCCCGACGTGGTGGTGATGGACGTCCGGATGCCCGGCATGGACGGCATCGAGGCCACCAGGATCGTCACGGCCGGCCCCGGCGCACCCCGCGTCCTCGTCCTCACCACCTTCGACGACGACGCGTACGTCTACGGCGCGCTGCGCTCCGGAGCGAGCGGCTTCCTGGTCAAGGACATGGCCCTGGACGACATCCTCGCGGCGATCCGGGTGGTCGCCGCGGGGGACGCCCTAATCGCGCCGGGCGTCACCCGCCGGCTGATCGAGGAGTTCGCGGCCCGCCCGGAGCCCGGCGTCCCCGCGCCTCCCCCGGCGCGCGCCCTCGCCGGGGTCACCGCGCGGGAGCGCGAGGTGCTCGCCCTGGTCGGCCGGGGCCTGTCCAACGGGGAGATCGCGGAACGGCTCCACATCAGCTCGGCCACCGCCAAGGCGCACGTGGCGCGCCTCTTCGCCAAGCTGGACGCCCGCGACCGGGTGCAGCTGGTGATCCTCGCGTACGAGGCGGGCCTCGCGCCGTGA
- the arfB gene encoding alternative ribosome rescue aminoacyl-tRNA hydrolase ArfB: MEGMSGPYPIRGSVSLPEAELQWRFSRSSGPGGQHVNTSDSQVELRFDLAATESLPEVWKARALERLASRLVNGVVTVRSSEHRSQWRNRETAAVRLAALLAEATAPPPKPRRPTKIPRGINERRLREKKQRSETKKTRQSRDWG, from the coding sequence ATGGAAGGCATGTCCGGTCCGTATCCCATTCGCGGCTCCGTCTCGCTCCCCGAGGCCGAGCTCCAGTGGCGTTTCTCGCGTTCCTCGGGTCCCGGCGGACAGCATGTGAACACCAGCGACTCGCAGGTCGAGCTGCGCTTCGACCTCGCCGCCACGGAATCGCTGCCCGAGGTGTGGAAGGCCCGCGCGCTGGAGCGCCTGGCGTCCCGCCTGGTCAACGGCGTCGTGACGGTCCGGTCCTCGGAGCACCGCTCCCAGTGGCGCAACCGCGAGACGGCGGCCGTCCGCCTCGCCGCACTGCTGGCCGAGGCGACGGCCCCGCCCCCGAAACCCCGCAGACCGACGAAGATCCCCCGGGGCATCAACGAACGCCGCCTGCGGGAGAAGAAACAGCGCTCGGAGACGAAGAAGACCCGTCAGTCGCGCGACTGGGGCTGA
- a CDS encoding response regulator transcription factor yields the protein MSVRILLCDDHAVVRAGLLALLGSTPDIEVVGEAGSGEEAVAMAAKLKPDVVLMDLQLGAGIDGVEATRRIAPTGVHVLVLTTYDTDADITRAIEAGATGYLLKAERPEELFAAIHSAAQGRTALSPPVASRVMDRMRGAAGPSLTDRERDILGQLGRGLGNREIARALFISEATVKTHLGRIYAKLGVDTRAGAVAVAKERRLLP from the coding sequence ATGTCCGTACGGATCCTCCTCTGCGACGACCATGCCGTCGTCCGCGCCGGTCTGCTGGCCCTGCTCGGCAGCACCCCCGACATCGAGGTGGTCGGCGAGGCCGGCAGCGGCGAGGAGGCCGTCGCCATGGCGGCGAAGCTGAAGCCGGACGTCGTCCTGATGGACCTCCAGCTCGGCGCGGGCATCGACGGTGTGGAGGCGACGCGGCGGATCGCGCCGACGGGCGTGCACGTCCTCGTCCTCACCACGTACGACACGGACGCGGACATCACGCGGGCGATCGAGGCGGGCGCCACCGGCTATCTACTGAAGGCGGAGCGGCCCGAGGAGCTGTTCGCCGCCATCCATTCGGCCGCGCAGGGCCGCACCGCCCTCTCCCCGCCGGTCGCCAGCCGGGTGATGGACCGGATGCGGGGCGCGGCGGGCCCGAGCCTGACCGACCGGGAGCGGGACATCCTGGGGCAGCTGGGCCGGGGCCTGGGCAACCGGGAGATCGCGCGGGCGCTGTTCATCAGCGAGGCGACGGTGAAGACCCATCTGGGCCGGATCTACGCCAAGCTCGGCGTCGACACGCGCGCGGGCGCGGTGGCGGTGGCGAAGGAACGGCGGCTGCTGCCGTAG
- a CDS encoding GlcG/HbpS family heme-binding protein, protein MKKILFGATAAAVIAAGTFGAVSANASAPAAAPAAAITADAGNADLRQSTHLTIEAATKAAQATLDAAEKENQRVSVAVVDRNGNTVVTLRGDGAGPQSYESAVKKAYTAVSWNAPTSELAKRLTNAPTLKDIPGTLFLAGGAPVTAKGAPIAGIGVAGAPSGDLDEKFAQAGAASLGK, encoded by the coding sequence ATGAAGAAGATCCTCTTCGGTGCCACCGCCGCCGCCGTCATCGCCGCCGGTACCTTCGGCGCGGTCTCCGCGAACGCCTCCGCCCCGGCCGCCGCCCCCGCCGCCGCGATCACCGCCGACGCCGGCAACGCCGACCTGCGGCAGTCGACGCACCTGACGATCGAGGCCGCGACGAAGGCCGCGCAGGCCACGCTGGACGCCGCCGAGAAGGAGAACCAGCGCGTCTCCGTCGCCGTCGTCGACCGCAACGGCAACACCGTCGTCACCCTCCGCGGCGACGGCGCCGGCCCGCAGTCCTACGAGTCGGCCGTGAAGAAGGCCTACACCGCCGTCTCCTGGAACGCCCCGACCTCCGAACTCGCCAAGCGCCTCACCAACGCCCCCACCCTCAAGGACATCCCCGGCACCCTCTTCCTCGCCGGCGGCGCCCCGGTCACCGCCAAGGGCGCGCCCATCGCGGGCATCGGTGTCGCGGGCGCCCCCTCCGGCGACCTCGACGAGAAGTTCGCCCAGGCCGGCGCCGCCTCGCTCGGCAAGTAG
- a CDS encoding TerD family protein: MAVSLSKGGNVSLTKEAPGLAAVTVGLGWDVRTTTGTDFDLDASAIGVDAAGKVASDAHFVFFNNKSTPDQTIVHTGDNRTGEGGGDDEQINVNLAALPPTVDKIVFPVSIYDAVNRSQNFGQVRNAYIRIVNQAGGAELARYDLSEDAAVETAMVFGELYRNGAEWKFRAVGQGYASGLEGIARDFGVNL; encoded by the coding sequence ATGGCTGTGAGCCTGTCCAAGGGCGGCAACGTCTCTCTGACCAAGGAGGCCCCGGGCCTCGCCGCCGTCACCGTGGGCCTCGGCTGGGACGTCCGTACGACCACCGGCACGGACTTCGACCTCGACGCCTCCGCCATCGGTGTGGACGCCGCGGGCAAGGTCGCGTCCGACGCGCACTTCGTCTTCTTCAACAACAAGTCGACGCCGGACCAGACCATCGTCCACACCGGTGACAACCGCACCGGCGAGGGCGGCGGCGACGACGAGCAGATCAACGTCAACCTCGCGGCCCTCCCGCCGACCGTCGACAAGATCGTCTTCCCGGTCTCCATCTACGACGCGGTGAACCGCTCGCAGAACTTCGGCCAGGTGCGCAACGCGTACATCCGCATCGTCAACCAGGCCGGCGGCGCCGAGCTCGCGCGCTACGACCTCTCCGAGGACGCCGCCGTCGAGACCGCCATGGTCTTCGGCGAGCTGTACCGCAACGGCGCCGAGTGGAAGTTCCGCGCGGTCGGCCAGGGCTACGCCTCGGGTCTCGAGGGCATCGCCCGCGACTTCGGCGTCAACCTCTGA
- a CDS encoding FAD-dependent monooxygenase, translating to MKFAIVGGGPAGLYLSILLKRQDPAHEIGVYERNPEGSTYGWGVTYWAGLLDKLRDGDPESAAAVAEASVTWTDGVAIVRDERTAHRGDAGFGIGRRRMLALLAERAEQLGVRVRFEHEVTGPDAPELADADLVVAADGVNSVLREAHAGHFGGEVASGRNPYVWLGTTKVFDSFSFAFKETERGWIWCYAYGFSGERSTCVVECSPETWTGLGLDTLGEADSLRLLEKLFHDLLDGHELIGRGRADEPAQWLTFRTLTNRVWHRGNLVLLGDAAHTTHYSIGAGTTLALEDALALADALRGLGNGDGHRDLDAALTTYGKRRRAELVSAQSAARYSAQWYENLPRYMRLEPAQMFALLGQRHSPLLPHIPPQLYYRIDRAAGQLESLRRLKRWLGPRVARAVHGRR from the coding sequence GTGAAGTTCGCGATCGTCGGCGGCGGCCCCGCCGGCCTCTACCTCTCGATCCTCCTGAAGCGGCAGGACCCCGCCCATGAGATCGGCGTGTACGAACGGAACCCCGAGGGTTCCACGTACGGCTGGGGCGTCACGTACTGGGCCGGGCTCCTCGACAAGCTGCGCGACGGCGACCCCGAGTCCGCCGCCGCCGTCGCCGAGGCGTCCGTGACCTGGACCGACGGCGTCGCGATCGTCCGCGACGAGCGGACCGCGCACCGCGGCGACGCGGGCTTCGGCATCGGGCGCCGGCGGATGCTCGCGCTCCTCGCCGAGCGGGCGGAGCAGCTCGGCGTACGGGTCCGGTTCGAGCACGAGGTCACCGGCCCGGACGCGCCCGAACTGGCCGACGCGGACCTGGTGGTCGCCGCCGACGGCGTCAACAGCGTCCTCCGCGAGGCGCACGCCGGCCACTTCGGCGGCGAGGTCGCGAGCGGCCGCAACCCGTACGTCTGGCTCGGCACCACCAAGGTCTTCGACTCGTTCAGCTTCGCCTTCAAGGAGACCGAGCGCGGCTGGATCTGGTGCTACGCCTACGGGTTCAGCGGCGAGCGCTCCACCTGTGTCGTCGAGTGCTCCCCGGAGACGTGGACCGGCCTCGGGCTCGACACGCTCGGCGAGGCGGACAGCCTGCGCCTCCTGGAGAAGCTGTTCCACGACCTGCTCGACGGGCACGAGCTGATCGGCCGGGGCCGGGCCGACGAGCCCGCCCAGTGGCTCACCTTCCGCACCCTCACCAACCGGGTCTGGCACCGCGGCAACCTCGTCCTCCTCGGCGACGCCGCCCACACCACCCACTACTCGATCGGCGCGGGCACCACCCTGGCCCTGGAGGACGCGCTCGCCCTCGCGGACGCCCTGCGCGGCCTCGGGAACGGCGACGGCCACCGGGACCTCGACGCCGCCCTCACCACGTACGGGAAGCGGCGCCGCGCCGAGCTCGTCTCCGCGCAGAGCGCGGCCCGGTACAGCGCCCAGTGGTACGAGAACCTGCCGCGCTACATGCGCCTGGAACCGGCGCAGATGTTCGCGCTCCTGGGCCAGCGCCACTCGCCGCTGCTCCCCCACATCCCGCCGCAGCTGTACTACCGGATCGACCGGGCCGCCGGGCAGCTGGAGTCCCTCCGCCGTCTGAAGCGCTGGCTGGGCCCGAGGGTGGCCCGAGCGGTCCACGGGCGGCGGTGA
- a CDS encoding ATP-binding cassette domain-containing protein has protein sequence MIEVHELTKRYGRPGRGRLAVDRLGFGVKAGRVTGFLGPNGAGKSTTLRLILGLNEPTSGTATVGGRRFRDLPRGLRHVGALLDAHDVHGGRTAEAQLAALARGNGIPRRRVGEVLDEVGLAEAGRRRIGGYSLGMRQRLGIAAALLGDPPVLLFDEPVNGLDPEGVLWARGLFRRLAAEGRTVFVSSHLMGEMEHTADDLVVIGRGRLVAAESVADFAARGTRRSVTVRTADPAGAPALAAALRAEGAAVHTETVRTETVRAEAVRTETAGAVLVVTGADAARIGVLAFRHGVPLAELTPNASSLEEAFMELTADTVEYR, from the coding sequence ATGATCGAAGTACACGAACTCACCAAGCGGTACGGCCGTCCGGGCCGGGGCCGGCTCGCCGTCGACCGGCTCGGCTTCGGCGTGAAGGCCGGGCGGGTGACCGGGTTCCTCGGGCCCAACGGGGCCGGGAAGTCGACGACCCTGCGGCTGATCCTGGGGCTGAACGAGCCGACGTCCGGAACCGCCACCGTCGGTGGGCGGCGGTTCCGGGACCTGCCGCGCGGGCTGCGGCACGTCGGGGCGCTGCTCGACGCGCACGACGTGCACGGCGGCCGGACCGCCGAGGCCCAGCTCGCCGCGCTCGCCCGCGGCAACGGCATCCCGCGCCGCCGGGTCGGCGAGGTCCTCGACGAGGTCGGGCTCGCCGAGGCGGGCCGGCGGCGGATCGGCGGCTACTCGCTCGGCATGCGGCAGCGGCTCGGGATCGCCGCCGCGCTGCTCGGCGACCCGCCCGTGCTGCTCTTCGACGAACCGGTCAACGGCCTGGACCCGGAGGGGGTGCTGTGGGCGCGCGGACTGTTCCGGCGGCTCGCCGCCGAGGGCCGCACGGTGTTCGTGTCCAGCCATCTGATGGGCGAGATGGAGCACACCGCCGACGACCTCGTCGTCATCGGCCGCGGGCGGCTCGTCGCGGCGGAGAGCGTCGCCGACTTCGCGGCGCGCGGGACCCGGAGGAGCGTGACGGTACGGACGGCCGACCCGGCCGGCGCGCCGGCCCTGGCCGCCGCCCTGAGGGCCGAGGGGGCAGCCGTGCACACGGAGACCGTACGCACGGAGACGGTACGAGCGGAGGCCGTACGCACCGAGACCGCCGGGGCCGTACTCGTCGTGACCGGGGCGGACGCCGCCCGGATCGGCGTCCTCGCCTTCCGCCACGGCGTCCCGCTCGCCGAACTGACCCCGAACGCCTCCTCCCTCGAAGAGGCGTTCATGGAACTCACCGCCGACACCGTGGAGTACCGCTGA
- a CDS encoding ABC transporter permease subunit, whose translation MDARFRDLLAAEWMKLWSLRSTPWAFVVGAVAALGVNLNATLADHRNYPNYADGIKELFVPIWAMRDAFTLGGAMVFTLATGSIGALMIVGEYGTGQIRTTFAAVPARRAVVAAKTLVLAAVMTAYGTLVAGVSFAATQAVLDDRGVGMAIGDEGVLRAVAGSALLAPVCALAGFGLGALLRHTATTMVTLTGVLLLLPALMDDRNRWGAIFLHALPQGAWKRLTQVGESPVPVDFPWTAGGAWTVYAVWALGAAAVAFVAVGRRDV comes from the coding sequence ATGGACGCCCGTTTCCGTGACCTCCTCGCCGCCGAGTGGATGAAGCTGTGGTCGCTGCGCTCCACCCCCTGGGCCTTCGTCGTCGGCGCGGTCGCCGCCCTCGGCGTCAACCTCAACGCGACCCTCGCCGACCACCGCAACTACCCGAACTACGCGGACGGCATCAAGGAACTCTTCGTGCCGATCTGGGCCATGCGCGACGCGTTCACGCTCGGCGGGGCCATGGTGTTCACGCTCGCGACCGGCTCCATCGGCGCGCTGATGATCGTCGGCGAGTACGGCACGGGCCAGATTCGTACGACCTTCGCGGCCGTCCCGGCCCGCCGGGCGGTCGTCGCGGCGAAGACGCTCGTCCTCGCCGCCGTGATGACGGCGTACGGGACGCTGGTCGCCGGGGTCTCGTTCGCGGCCACGCAGGCCGTGCTCGACGACCGGGGCGTGGGCATGGCGATCGGCGACGAGGGTGTGCTGCGGGCCGTCGCCGGGTCCGCGCTGCTCGCGCCGGTGTGCGCGCTCGCCGGCTTCGGCCTCGGAGCGCTCCTCCGGCACACGGCGACGACGATGGTCACCCTGACCGGCGTACTCCTCCTGCTGCCGGCGCTGATGGACGACCGCAACCGCTGGGGCGCGATCTTCCTCCACGCCCTGCCGCAGGGGGCGTGGAAGCGGCTCACGCAGGTGGGGGAGTCGCCGGTTCCGGTGGACTTCCCGTGGACGGCGGGCGGGGCGTGGACGGTGTACGCGGTGTGGGCGCTGGGCGCGGCGGCGGTGGCGTTCGTGGCGGTGGGGCGCAGGGACGTGTGA
- a CDS encoding sensor histidine kinase codes for MPATPTSLPSGGRVAAVLAWCAAVAHPFALLSALRAGPYRSTGLRLFLAAVAVGLTLPLARRNPLAALGLLLAGLFAAATSRPDAALLYLPVLAADAVVGLLAARRPLRVLLPAALGALAVQVAAATYTTSGQDVFVSTVAALALALLTAGLLGRSVRDRRGHAAELRAATAAEAVAAERLRIARELHDVVAHSIGVIAIQAGVGRRVIETQPAEARNALATIETTSRETLAGLRRTLGALRATAREADGHAPPPRDPAPGLADLERLTASTADAGVRVEVRHLGDPGRPLPPEVDLAAYRIVQESLTNVVRHAATPTCRVTVERGEDSLVVEIADDGPAKPAGSLAGGGYGIVGMRERAALLGGRFSAGPRPGGGFHVTALLPLPTTHPEGTRPS; via the coding sequence ATGCCCGCCACTCCGACCTCCCTCCCTTCCGGCGGGCGGGTGGCGGCGGTCCTCGCCTGGTGCGCGGCCGTCGCCCACCCCTTCGCCCTGCTCTCCGCCCTGCGCGCGGGGCCGTACCGCTCCACCGGACTCCGGCTCTTCCTCGCCGCCGTCGCCGTGGGGCTGACGCTGCCGCTGGCGCGCCGCAACCCGCTCGCCGCGCTCGGGCTGCTGCTCGCCGGGCTGTTCGCGGCGGCGACCAGCCGGCCGGACGCCGCGCTCCTGTACCTGCCGGTGCTCGCCGCCGACGCCGTCGTCGGGTTGCTCGCCGCCCGGCGTCCGCTCCGGGTGCTGCTGCCCGCCGCCCTCGGAGCGCTCGCCGTGCAGGTGGCCGCCGCGACCTACACCACCTCCGGGCAGGACGTCTTCGTCAGCACCGTGGCGGCCCTCGCGCTCGCCCTGCTGACCGCCGGGCTCCTCGGCCGTTCGGTACGGGACCGGCGCGGCCACGCGGCGGAGCTGCGGGCGGCGACGGCCGCCGAGGCCGTCGCCGCCGAACGGCTGCGCATCGCCCGCGAACTGCACGACGTGGTCGCGCACAGCATCGGCGTCATCGCCATCCAGGCGGGCGTCGGCCGCCGGGTCATCGAGACCCAGCCGGCCGAGGCCCGCAACGCACTCGCCACCATCGAGACCACCAGCCGCGAGACCCTCGCCGGTCTGCGCCGCACCCTGGGCGCGCTGCGGGCCACCGCGCGGGAGGCCGACGGGCACGCGCCGCCGCCGCGCGACCCCGCGCCGGGCCTCGCGGACCTGGAGCGGCTCACCGCGTCGACGGCGGACGCGGGCGTTCGGGTCGAGGTGCGGCACCTCGGGGACCCCGGCCGGCCGCTGCCGCCGGAGGTCGACCTGGCGGCGTACCGGATCGTGCAGGAGTCGCTGACGAACGTCGTACGCCACGCGGCCACGCCCACCTGCCGGGTGACCGTGGAGCGCGGCGAGGACAGCCTGGTCGTCGAGATCGCGGACGACGGCCCGGCGAAGCCGGCGGGCTCCCTCGCCGGGGGCGGGTACGGCATCGTCGGCATGCGGGAGCGGGCCGCGCTCCTCGGCGGCCGCTTCTCCGCCGGGCCGCGCCCCGGCGGCGGCTTCCACGTCACCGCGCTGCTGCCCCTGCCCACCACCCACCCGGAAGGAACCCGCCCGTCGTGA